Proteins encoded together in one Nostoc sp. PCC 7524 window:
- a CDS encoding NAD(P)H-quinone oxidoreductase subunit 5, translating to MEVIYQYAWLIPVLPLLGAMLVGLGLISLNQTTNRLRQLNAVLIISLMGAAMGLSLALLWSQLQGHATYLRTLEWAAAGNFHLSMGYTIDNLTALMLVIVTTVAFLVMVYTDGYMAHDPGYVRFYAYLSLFGSSMLGLVVSPNLVQIYIFWELVGMCSYLLVGFWYDRKAAADACQKAFVTNRVGDFGLLLGILGLFWATGSFEFDVMGDRLAQLVESGSVSNFLAVVFAILVFLGPVAKSAQFPLHVWLPDAMEGPTPISALIHAATMVAAGVFLVARMYPVFEHVPAAMNVIAFTGAFTAFLGATIAITQNDIKKGLAYSTISQLGYMVMAMGVGAYSAGLFHLMTHAYFKAMLFLGSGSVIHGMEAVVGHDPALAQDMRLMGGLRKYMPVTGLTFLIGCLAISGIPPFAGFWSKDEILGAAYAANPLLWFIGWMTAGITAFYMFRMYFSTFEGKFRGNDEKIKDKLKKAASTIVLELGAEQPAPNFGPGAMKKGELAATEDHHGSHGHHSDSPHESPWTMALPLLVLAIPSMLIGLVGTPYNNYFERFIFSPTESLTEILEKAAEFDPHEFYIMAGGSVGVSLIGITLASLMYLQRVIDPAAIAAKIKPLYELSLNKWYFDDIYHRVFVLGLRRLARQVMEVDFRVVDGAVNLTGFFTLVSGEGLKYLENGRVQFYALIVFGAVLGLVIFFGVT from the coding sequence ATGGAAGTAATCTATCAATACGCCTGGCTGATTCCGGTATTGCCACTTTTGGGGGCAATGCTAGTTGGTCTAGGCTTAATTTCGTTAAACCAGACGACAAACCGCCTGCGACAGCTAAACGCTGTGTTGATCATTTCCCTGATGGGCGCAGCAATGGGACTGTCGTTGGCCTTACTTTGGAGTCAACTCCAAGGACACGCAACCTATCTCCGCACCCTGGAATGGGCAGCAGCAGGCAATTTCCACCTGAGTATGGGCTATACCATCGACAATCTCACAGCTTTAATGCTGGTGATTGTGACTACAGTAGCATTCCTAGTCATGGTGTATACCGATGGCTACATGGCTCATGACCCAGGCTACGTGAGGTTTTACGCCTATCTCAGCTTGTTTGGCTCATCCATGTTGGGTCTAGTTGTTAGCCCCAACCTTGTGCAGATTTACATATTTTGGGAACTGGTCGGGATGTGTTCCTACTTGCTGGTCGGCTTTTGGTACGATCGCAAGGCAGCCGCAGATGCTTGTCAAAAGGCATTTGTGACCAACCGCGTTGGTGACTTCGGTTTACTCCTCGGCATTCTGGGGCTATTTTGGGCTACAGGCAGTTTCGAGTTCGATGTCATGGGCGATCGCCTAGCACAGCTAGTAGAATCAGGCTCGGTGAGCAATTTCTTGGCTGTTGTATTTGCGATTTTAGTTTTCCTCGGCCCAGTTGCCAAGTCTGCTCAATTTCCCCTGCACGTCTGGCTACCAGACGCGATGGAAGGCCCCACTCCCATTTCTGCCTTAATCCACGCGGCCACAATGGTAGCAGCAGGCGTGTTCCTAGTTGCCCGGATGTACCCCGTATTTGAACACGTCCCAGCTGCAATGAACGTGATTGCCTTTACGGGGGCATTTACGGCGTTTTTGGGTGCTACCATTGCGATTACCCAAAACGACATCAAAAAGGGCTTGGCTTACTCCACCATCTCCCAGCTAGGCTACATGGTCATGGCTATGGGAGTAGGTGCTTATAGTGCGGGTTTATTCCACCTGATGACCCACGCCTATTTCAAGGCGATGCTGTTTTTGGGTTCTGGTTCCGTAATTCACGGCATGGAAGCCGTTGTTGGTCATGACCCAGCCTTGGCCCAGGATATGCGCTTAATGGGTGGACTGCGGAAGTATATGCCCGTGACCGGACTGACCTTTTTGATTGGTTGTTTGGCAATTTCTGGGATTCCTCCCTTTGCTGGCTTCTGGTCAAAAGACGAAATTTTGGGTGCAGCCTATGCCGCTAACCCCCTGTTATGGTTTATTGGCTGGATGACTGCCGGAATCACAGCTTTTTATATGTTTAGAATGTATTTCTCGACATTTGAAGGCAAATTCCGGGGTAATGACGAGAAAATCAAAGACAAGCTCAAAAAAGCTGCCTCTACAATTGTTCTAGAATTAGGTGCAGAACAACCAGCACCAAATTTTGGCCCTGGGGCAATGAAAAAAGGAGAATTGGCAGCCACAGAGGATCATCATGGTTCCCACGGTCATCACAGCGATTCTCCCCATGAGTCTCCCTGGACGATGGCCTTACCATTGCTAGTGTTGGCTATCCCTTCAATGTTGATTGGTTTAGTAGGTACACCCTACAACAATTACTTTGAACGGTTCATTTTTTCTCCCACAGAAAGCCTCACGGAAATTCTAGAAAAAGCTGCCGAGTTTGATCCCCATGAGTTTTACATCATGGCGGGTGGTTCAGTCGGTGTTTCCTTAATTGGGATTACCTTGGCTTCTTTGATGTACTTGCAGCGTGTGATTGATCCAGCTGCGATCGCTGCTAAAATCAAACCACTCTATGAACTATCCCTGAACAAGTGGTACTTCGATGACATTTACCACCGTGTGTTTGTCCTGGGTTTACGTCGCCTAGCTAGACAAGTCATGGAAGTAGACTTCCGCGTTGTGGATGGTGCTGTTAACCTCACTGGCTTTTTCACTTTAGTTAGTGGTGAAGGTTTGAAATACCTGGAAAACGGACGTGTTCAATTTTATGCCCTGATTGTGTTTGGGGCAGTGTTGGGCTTAGTAATTTTCTTTGGTGTTACTTGA
- a CDS encoding DUF6888 family protein: MPTDAQLRGLYRFTYWLTYILFQPIHLVCIDERTNNLYVLAGNTENLEFQITPNGEVF; the protein is encoded by the coding sequence ATGCCTACTGATGCTCAACTAAGAGGTTTATATCGTTTTACTTATTGGCTAACGTATATTCTGTTTCAGCCTATACATCTTGTCTGTATTGATGAGCGCACAAATAATCTGTATGTTTTGGCTGGAAATACTGAAAATCTAGAGTTCCAGATTACGCCAAATGGAGAGGTGTTCTGA
- a CDS encoding DUF6887 family protein has translation MSQVNYAAMSDQELRQHFLRHREDKAALRAYLDRLGDRPRNVITTVDDPDFDSKIHAAVLQQMQAADDHGEAEV, from the coding sequence ATGAGTCAAGTCAACTATGCTGCTATGTCAGATCAAGAGTTAAGACAACACTTTCTCAGACATCGTGAGGATAAGGCAGCTCTTCGAGCTTATTTAGATAGACTCGGCGATCGTCCACGCAACGTTATTACAACTGTAGATGATCCTGACTTTGATAGTAAGATTCATGCAGCTGTTTTACAACAAATGCAAGCAGCAGATGATCATGGTGAGGCGGAAGTTTAA
- the ndhD1 gene encoding photosynthetic/respiratory NAD(P)H-quinone oxidoreductase subunit D1 → MNTANFPWLTTIILLPIAASLLIPIIPDKDGKTVRWYSLIVGLIDFALIVYAFYTGYDFSNPDLQMVESYPWVPQLDLNWSVGADGLSMPLIILTGFITTLATLAAWPVTLKPRLFYFLLLAMYGGQIAVFAVQDMLLFFLVWELELIPVYLLLAIWGGKKRQYAATKFILYTAGGSLFILVAALTMAFYGDNVTFDMRSLALKDYALNFQLLLYGGLLIAYAVKLPIIPLHTWLPDAHGEATAPVHMLLAGILLKMGGYALIRMNAGILPDAHAYFAPVLVILGVVNIIYAALTSFAQRNLKRKIAYSSISHMGFVVIGFASFTDLGLSGAVLQMVSHGLIGASLFFLVGATYDRTHTLMLDEMGGVGKRMQKIFAMFTACSMASLALPGMSGFVAELMVFVGFATSDAYSPTFKVIVVFLMAVGVILTPIYLLSMLREIFYGQENEELVSHQALIDAEPREVFIVACLLVPIIGIGFYPKLLTQMYDSTTVQMTARLRDSVPTLAQEKPEAAKVSFNAPAIGN, encoded by the coding sequence ATGAATACAGCTAATTTTCCGTGGCTGACGACGATTATCTTATTACCGATCGCTGCGTCGCTACTGATCCCGATTATCCCAGATAAAGACGGTAAAACAGTGCGCTGGTACTCCCTGATTGTGGGGCTGATAGATTTTGCACTGATTGTTTACGCTTTTTATACCGGGTATGACTTCTCCAATCCCGATTTGCAGATGGTGGAGAGTTACCCTTGGGTTCCACAACTAGATTTGAATTGGTCAGTAGGGGCAGATGGCTTATCTATGCCCCTGATTATTTTGACTGGATTCATCACCACCTTAGCGACTTTAGCAGCTTGGCCTGTGACCCTCAAGCCCAGGTTATTTTACTTTTTACTATTGGCGATGTATGGGGGTCAGATTGCCGTGTTCGCCGTCCAGGATATGCTGCTATTTTTCCTGGTGTGGGAGTTGGAGTTAATTCCGGTTTACCTGCTATTGGCGATTTGGGGTGGTAAAAAGCGGCAATATGCAGCGACAAAGTTCATTTTGTACACCGCAGGCGGTTCGCTGTTTATTTTGGTGGCAGCGTTGACAATGGCCTTTTATGGCGATAATGTCACCTTTGATATGCGATCGCTCGCTCTCAAAGATTACGCCCTGAATTTCCAATTGTTACTGTATGGTGGCTTGCTGATTGCTTACGCCGTTAAGTTGCCTATCATTCCCCTACATACCTGGCTACCAGATGCCCACGGTGAAGCTACAGCCCCTGTACATATGTTGCTGGCTGGGATTTTGTTAAAAATGGGTGGTTATGCCCTGATTCGGATGAATGCCGGGATACTACCCGATGCCCATGCCTACTTTGCCCCAGTTCTGGTAATTCTGGGGGTAGTTAATATCATCTATGCTGCCTTAACATCCTTTGCCCAGCGCAACCTCAAACGCAAAATTGCTTACTCGTCTATTTCGCACATGGGGTTTGTCGTCATCGGGTTTGCCTCCTTTACCGATTTAGGCTTGAGCGGGGCAGTGTTACAAATGGTATCCCACGGCTTAATCGGGGCGAGTTTGTTCTTCCTTGTCGGTGCGACTTATGACCGGACACACACCCTCATGTTGGATGAAATGGGTGGTGTTGGTAAGCGGATGCAGAAGATTTTCGCCATGTTTACCGCTTGTTCAATGGCTTCCTTAGCACTGCCAGGAATGAGTGGTTTCGTAGCGGAGTTAATGGTATTTGTTGGCTTTGCTACCAGCGATGCTTATAGCCCTACATTCAAAGTGATTGTGGTATTTTTAATGGCAGTGGGTGTGATTTTAACACCTATTTATCTGCTGTCGATGTTGCGGGAAATTTTCTACGGACAAGAAAACGAAGAATTAGTTTCTCACCAGGCGTTGATTGACGCTGAACCCCGTGAAGTCTTCATCGTTGCTTGTTTGTTAGTACCAATTATTGGAATTGGTTTCTATCCCAAGTTACTCACTCAAATGTACGACTCTACAACTGTACAAATGACAGCTAGGTTGAGAGATTCTGTACCCACCTTGGCACAGGAAAAACCAGAAGCAGCAAAAGTGTCCTTCAATGCACCAGCAATTGGTAATTAA
- a CDS encoding Uma2 family endonuclease, whose product MLNYNLLHCLPSSEELPNSEDTPVDNEIQDLIPSLLKATLALVWSDRWDWYFGVDMGIYYDPKKPAIVPDGFLSVGVKRFIDGDLRLSYVLWEEENPPILAIEVASPKHLGEYSTKKDIYAEMGVLYYVVYNTFRRKKPPLEVYRLEDGEYFLMTGNPIWLPEIGLGIGRERGLYQGIAREWLYWYDEQKRRLLTPEERIMEAEERASIEAQGRLDAEERVQKLEERLKALGYEPETIV is encoded by the coding sequence ATGTTAAACTACAACTTGTTACACTGTTTACCATCTTCAGAAGAACTACCGAACTCTGAGGATACACCTGTGGATAATGAAATACAAGATTTAATTCCTAGTTTACTGAAAGCTACTTTGGCTTTAGTTTGGTCAGACCGATGGGATTGGTACTTTGGTGTAGACATGGGTATTTATTATGACCCAAAAAAACCCGCGATCGTCCCTGATGGTTTTCTCAGTGTCGGAGTCAAACGTTTTATAGATGGCGATTTGCGTCTTAGTTATGTCCTCTGGGAAGAAGAAAACCCGCCAATCTTAGCAATAGAAGTAGCATCTCCTAAACATTTAGGAGAATACAGTACCAAAAAAGATATCTATGCTGAAATGGGAGTATTGTACTACGTTGTGTACAATACTTTCCGTCGCAAAAAGCCGCCTTTGGAAGTTTATCGCCTAGAAGATGGGGAATATTTCCTCATGACAGGAAATCCAATTTGGTTGCCAGAAATTGGTTTAGGAATTGGTAGAGAACGAGGACTTTATCAAGGGATAGCCAGGGAATGGCTGTACTGGTATGACGAACAAAAACGCAGATTACTGACACCAGAAGAACGGATTATGGAAGCGGAAGAACGAGCCAGTATTGAAGCACAGGGTCGTTTAGATGCAGAGGAAAGGGTACAAAAGTTGGAAGAAAGGTTAAAGGCGTTAGGTTATGAGCCAGAAACTATAGTGTGA
- a CDS encoding DUF433 domain-containing protein, which translates to MAVNYHNIITIEPGKRGGKPCIRGMRITVYDVLSYLASGMTYEEILDDFPYLTQEDILACISYN; encoded by the coding sequence ATGGCTGTAAATTACCACAACATTATTACCATTGAACCAGGAAAAAGAGGCGGTAAACCTTGTATTCGGGGAATGCGAATAACTGTGTATGATGTGTTATCTTATCTTGCTTCTGGGATGACATACGAGGAAATACTTGATGATTTTCCTTATTTAACGCAAGAAGATATTTTAGCTTGTATTAGCTATAACTAA